The following coding sequences lie in one Vicugna pacos chromosome 5, VicPac4, whole genome shotgun sequence genomic window:
- the LOC140696408 gene encoding intraflagellar transport protein 70A-like has product MITCQTAPEEAFIKLDGLAGMLTEQLRRLTKQVQEARHNRDDEAVKKAVNEYDDTLEKYIPVLMAQAKIYWNLENYPMVEKIFRKSVEFCSDHDVWRLNVAHVLFMQENKYKEAIGFYEPIVKKHYDNILNVSAIVLANLCVSYIMTSQNEEAEELMRKIEKEEEQLSYEDPDKKIYHLCIVNLVIGTLYCAKGNYDFGISRVIKSLEPYSKKLGTDTWYYAKRCFLSLLENM; this is encoded by the coding sequence ATGATCACCTGCCAGACAGCTCCTGAAGAGGCTTTCATTAAGCTGGATGGGCTGGCAGGGATGCTGACTGAACAGCTCCGGAGACTCACTAAACAAGTGCAGGAAGCAAGACACAACAGGGATGATGAGGCTGTCAAAAAGGCAGTGAATGAGTATGATGACACCCTTGAGAAGTATATTCCCGTATTGATGGCCCAGGCCAAAATCTACTGGAACCTTGAAAATTACCCAATGGTGGAAAAGATCTTCCGCAAATCAGTGGAATTCTGTAGTGACCATGATGTGTGGAGGCTGAATGTGGCTCATGTTCTGTTCATGCAGGAAAACAAATACAAAGAAGCCATAGGTTTTTATGAGCCCATCGTCAAGAAGCATTATGACAACATCCTGAATGTCAGTGCTATCGTGCTGGCTAACCTGTGTGTTTCATATATTATGACAAGTCAAAATGAAGAAGCCGAGGAGTTGATgaggaagattgaaaaggaggaagagCAGCTCTCCTATGAGGACCCGGACAAGAAAATCTACCATCTCTGCATTGTGAATTTGGTGATAGGGACACTTTATTGTGCCAAAGGAAACTATGACTTTGGAATTTCTCGGGTTATCAAGAGCTTGGAACCTTATAGTAAAAAACTGGGAACTGATACCTGGTATTATGCCAAAAGATGCTTCCTGTCCTTATTAGAAAACATGTGA